In one Lolium rigidum isolate FL_2022 chromosome 3, APGP_CSIRO_Lrig_0.1, whole genome shotgun sequence genomic region, the following are encoded:
- the LOC124702615 gene encoding cytochrome c oxidase subunit 6b-1-like — MAGEAKAPTLAEEYSLPPQEVPAEKAAEEKPEIATEAEPVPASNDEAPPAAEAPATVEDKSETSVQDDVDKSEAEETNTATEEATETAEEEAEEKAEIKIETAPADFRFPTTNQSRHCFTRYVEYHRCVAAKGDDAPECDKFAKYYRSLCPGEWVDRWNEQRENGTFPGPL, encoded by the exons ATGGCAGGCGAAGCCAAGGCCCCGACCCTCGCCGAG GAATATTCACTCCCACCACAAGAGGTTCCTGCGGAAAAAGCAGCTGAGGAGAAACCTGAAATTGCTACTGAGGCTGAACCTGTCCCTGCATCAAATGATGAAGCCCCTCCAGCTGCTGAGGCGCCAGCTACTGTAGAAGATAAGAGTGAAACATCTGTGCAAGATGATGTTGACAAGTCGGAAGCAGAGGAAACCAACACTGCAACAGAGGAAGCAACTGAGACTGCTGAGGAAGAGGCTGAAGAGAAAGCAGAAATCAAG ATTGAGACAGCACCAGCAGATTTCCGTTTTCCAACAACTAATCAATCAAGGCACTGTTTCACGCGCTATGTTGAGTATCATAG GTGTGTTGCTGCGAAAGGAGATGATGCCCCTGAATGTGACAAGTTCGCAAAATACTACCGATCTCTTTGCCCTGGTGAATGG GTTGACCGTTGGAATGAGCAACGGGAAAACGGCACCTTCCCAGGACCTCTGTAA
- the LOC124702614 gene encoding uric acid degradation bifunctional protein TTL-like isoform X2 — MATLAVEDVLRVNGSRRFAAALAAASPFASLADALLAARRIWLNEVDVNGWLEAFAAHPAIGTTSPSVSKWSKEEQSAAISTATDSTAQELAEWNARYRDKFGFVFMICASGRTAPEVLAELKRRYANRPIVELEGAAQEELKITELRLAKLFSSEAAAPTTSAEGHISQPDKAAGSSNRTRPPITTHVLDTALGSPASGIEVHLEMWKAVSSPPSFENKDFNGWTMLGSSITNNDGRSGQLMDIVDNVAPGFYRISFNTSKYAPSGFFPYVSIIFEIKKSQTTEHFHVPLLHSPFSFTTYRGS; from the exons ATGGCGACGTTGGCTGTGGAGGATGTGCTGCGCGTGAACGGTAGCCGCCGTTTCGCCGCCGCgctggccgccgcctcccccttcgCCTCCCTCGCCGACGCGCTCCTCGCCGCCCGCCGCATCTGGCTCAACGAG GTCGACGTGAATGGATGGCTGGAGGCCTTCGCCGCGCACCCGGCCATCGGCACCACCTCTCCCTCCGTCTCCAA GTGGAGCAAGGAGGAGCAATCGGCAGCGATTTCCACAGCCACTGATTCGACCGCGCAG GAGCTGGCCGAGTGGAACGCCAGATACAGGGACAAGTTTGGTTTCGTGTTCATGATATGCGCGTCTGGGAGGACTGCCCCTGAGGTCTTAGCTGAGCTTAAG AGGCGTTATGCAAATAGGCCAATTGTTGAACTTGAGGGTGCGGCACAGGAAGAGCTGAAGATCACTGAGCTGCGCCTTGCAAAGCTTTTCTCGTCAGAGGCTGCTGCTCCCACTACTTCAGCTGAAGGCCATATTAGCCAGCCAGATAAAGCAGCAG GTAGTTCGAACCGGACACGCCCTCCTATCACAACCCATGTGTTGGACACTGCTCTTGGATCACCAGCATCTGGAATTGAAGTTCACCTGGAGATGTGGAAGGCTGTGTCAAGTCCCCCATCATTCGAGAACAAAGATTTTAACGGATGGACAATGCTAGGCTCTTCAATTACAAACAATGATGGACGCAGCGGTCAACTGATGGACATCGTCGACAATGTGGCTCCTGGTTTCTACCGCATAAGTTTCAATACCTCCAAGTATGCACCGTCAGGGTTCttcccttatgtgagcatcatattTGAGATAAAAAAGAGTCAGACGACCGAGCATTTCCATGTTCCTTTGCTGCATTCTCCTTTCTCCTTTACCACTTACCGTGGCAGCTAA
- the LOC124702614 gene encoding uric acid degradation bifunctional protein TTL-like isoform X1 — protein sequence MATLAVEDVLRVNGSRRFAAALAAASPFASLADALLAARRIWLNEVDVNGWLEAFAAHPAIGTTSPSVSKWSKEEQSAAISTATDSTAQELAEWNARYRDKFGFVFMICASGRTAPEVLAELKRRYANRPIVELEGAAQEELKITELRLAKLFSSEAAAPTTSAEGHISQPDKAADRMRIIGAHLGALPQPSANKASQTTGSSNRTRPPITTHVLDTALGSPASGIEVHLEMWKAVSSPPSFENKDFNGWTMLGSSITNNDGRSGQLMDIVDNVAPGFYRISFNTSKYAPSGFFPYVSIIFEIKKSQTTEHFHVPLLHSPFSFTTYRGS from the exons ATGGCGACGTTGGCTGTGGAGGATGTGCTGCGCGTGAACGGTAGCCGCCGTTTCGCCGCCGCgctggccgccgcctcccccttcgCCTCCCTCGCCGACGCGCTCCTCGCCGCCCGCCGCATCTGGCTCAACGAG GTCGACGTGAATGGATGGCTGGAGGCCTTCGCCGCGCACCCGGCCATCGGCACCACCTCTCCCTCCGTCTCCAA GTGGAGCAAGGAGGAGCAATCGGCAGCGATTTCCACAGCCACTGATTCGACCGCGCAG GAGCTGGCCGAGTGGAACGCCAGATACAGGGACAAGTTTGGTTTCGTGTTCATGATATGCGCGTCTGGGAGGACTGCCCCTGAGGTCTTAGCTGAGCTTAAG AGGCGTTATGCAAATAGGCCAATTGTTGAACTTGAGGGTGCGGCACAGGAAGAGCTGAAGATCACTGAGCTGCGCCTTGCAAAGCTTTTCTCGTCAGAGGCTGCTGCTCCCACTACTTCAGCTGAAGGCCATATTAGCCAGCCAGATAAAGCAGCAG ACCGCATGCGGATTATTGGAGCACACCTTGGAGCTTTACCCCAGCCTTCTGCCAATAAAGCTTCTCAAACTACAGGTAGTTCGAACCGGACACGCCCTCCTATCACAACCCATGTGTTGGACACTGCTCTTGGATCACCAGCATCTGGAATTGAAGTTCACCTGGAGATGTGGAAGGCTGTGTCAAGTCCCCCATCATTCGAGAACAAAGATTTTAACGGATGGACAATGCTAGGCTCTTCAATTACAAACAATGATGGACGCAGCGGTCAACTGATGGACATCGTCGACAATGTGGCTCCTGGTTTCTACCGCATAAGTTTCAATACCTCCAAGTATGCACCGTCAGGGTTCttcccttatgtgagcatcatattTGAGATAAAAAAGAGTCAGACGACCGAGCATTTCCATGTTCCTTTGCTGCATTCTCCTTTCTCCTTTACCACTTACCGTGGCAGCTAA